A window of the Sphingobacteriales bacterium genome harbors these coding sequences:
- a CDS encoding biotin--[acetyl-CoA-carboxylase] ligase, whose protein sequence is MKATANIIRLEETDSTNDHAWRLMAESKLPEFTVVSARFQSKGKGQGNNSWHSRKAENILASVVLYPDFLLLEHFFYLNKITALSIASCLEKYLPAEKISIKWPNDIYVNENKIAGILIQNELGVNGFSKTVAGMGININQADFPEELPNPVSLFLLTRIKHNLDSILLEIIDLLFVFYQKLKEKEFQFLDEAYLNRLYGLNELRTFRDHSGNFQGIIKGVRHDGKLMVEKEGTGLLHFDFKEIIFC, encoded by the coding sequence GCGAATATTATCAGATTGGAAGAAACCGATTCTACCAACGACCATGCCTGGCGACTGATGGCAGAAAGTAAACTGCCTGAATTTACAGTTGTTTCGGCAAGATTTCAATCAAAGGGGAAGGGGCAGGGAAACAATAGCTGGCATAGCCGAAAAGCAGAAAACATTTTGGCAAGCGTGGTTTTGTACCCTGATTTTCTATTATTGGAGCATTTCTTTTACCTGAATAAAATTACTGCCCTCTCCATTGCCTCCTGCCTCGAAAAATATTTACCTGCTGAAAAAATCAGCATCAAATGGCCGAATGACATTTATGTAAATGAAAATAAGATAGCCGGAATTCTGATCCAGAATGAACTGGGTGTAAATGGTTTTTCAAAAACTGTTGCCGGCATGGGTATCAACATCAATCAGGCGGATTTTCCGGAGGAATTACCCAATCCGGTATCCCTTTTTCTGTTGACACGGATAAAACATAATTTAGATTCTATATTATTGGAAATCATTGATTTATTGTTTGTTTTCTATCAGAAACTTAAAGAGAAAGAGTTTCAGTTTCTCGATGAAGCTTATCTGAACAGGCTTTACGGATTAAATGAATTACGAACCTTTCGTGATCATTCAGGCAATTTTCAGGGCATTATCAAAGGTGTCAGGCACGATGGAAAACTGATGGTTGAGAAGGAAGGAACAGGGCTCCTTCATTTTGATTTCAAGGAAATTATTTTTTGCTGA